The Endozoicomonas sp. 4G DNA segment CAGGCAGGCATTGACGTTCAAGCACAAACACCGCAAAAACGCTTCGACGAGGGAGTCGACTATGTTGCCATACATCCGGCAAAGGCTTATTTGATTCAGTTCCTTAACGTTGCCGGTGTCGGCCCTATCTTTGGACCCATCCTGGGTGCTCTTTACGGTCCTATAGCCCTACTCTGGATTGTACTGGGTAATATTATCGGCGGTGCTGTGCATGACTACTTCTCCGGCGTAATGAGTATTAAAGAAGACGGTAAGTCCTTACCAGAAATTGCCGGGCATTATTACAATGTTTACTTTAAGGGTGTAATGCTGGTGTTTACTGCCATGCTACTGTTCTTTGTGGGCGTAGTATTTATTATGAGTCCAGCAGGTCTGCTCAGTAATTTGAGCTACTTTGAAGGCACCATCTTCGCCAACAATACTTTCTGGGTTCTGTTGATTTTGGGTTATTATTTCATGGCAACCCTGCTGCCCATCGACAAGATCATTACCCGACTGTACCCAATCTTCGGCCTGCTGATGATCGTCATGACCACCCTGATCGCTATTGCGCTGCTGATTGATGCCCCTCACCTGCCAGTAGCCAGTGATTTCTTCACTTACATAACACACAGTCATCTGGAACATCAGAGCGCAATTCTTACACCTAACCTTCCCGGATTGCCTGTATGGCCTCTGCTGTTTATCACCATTACCTGTGGTGCCATCAGTGGTTTCCATTCCACTCAGGCTCCCATCATGGCTCGCTGCCTGACTAACGAGAAATACGTTCGCCCGGTTTACTACGGTGCCATGATGTCTGAAGGTCTGGTGGCCTGTGTCTGGGCACTGGCGGGTATTGCTGCTTTTCCTGGTGGTTACGCTGAGCTGAAAGCCATTCTGGATATGGGTGGCCCTGGTATGGTCGTTAACGAAATCGCTTCCAGCTACCTGGGTGTATTGGGTGGTATCATGGCTATTATTGCGGTGGCCATCTTCCCGATTACTTCCGGTGACACCGCGTTCCGCTCACTACGTTTAACGATTGTTGATGCGTTTAACATTCCACAGAGCGTGCGTAATCGCATCCTGCTGGCTACTCCGATTTTGGCAATCGCTTACCTGATTACCTTTGTGGATTTTTCATTGATCTGGAGATACTTCGCCTTCTCCAACATGCTACTGTCTACCAGTGTGCTCTGGCTGGCCACCAAGTATCTGTTTGACCGTGGTGCTCTTCACTGGGTTGTGAGCCTGCCTGCGGTAGTCGGTACCAGCATCACTCTGTCTTATATCCTGACTGCCAGCATTGGTTTCGGGTTATCTCCAGAGTGGACCAAACCGGTCGGTGTAGTCATTGGAGTTTCAGCTTTAACGATCCTGATTCTGGTGGATAAAAGACGAAAGGGTGAGCTCTTTGATTCA contains these protein-coding regions:
- a CDS encoding carbon starvation CstA family protein, translated to MIVFFICIALLILGYKYYSPFVEKQAGIDVQAQTPQKRFDEGVDYVAIHPAKAYLIQFLNVAGVGPIFGPILGALYGPIALLWIVLGNIIGGAVHDYFSGVMSIKEDGKSLPEIAGHYYNVYFKGVMLVFTAMLLFFVGVVFIMSPAGLLSNLSYFEGTIFANNTFWVLLILGYYFMATLLPIDKIITRLYPIFGLLMIVMTTLIAIALLIDAPHLPVASDFFTYITHSHLEHQSAILTPNLPGLPVWPLLFITITCGAISGFHSTQAPIMARCLTNEKYVRPVYYGAMMSEGLVACVWALAGIAAFPGGYAELKAILDMGGPGMVVNEIASSYLGVLGGIMAIIAVAIFPITSGDTAFRSLRLTIVDAFNIPQSVRNRILLATPILAIAYLITFVDFSLIWRYFAFSNMLLSTSVLWLATKYLFDRGALHWVVSLPAVVGTSITLSYILTASIGFGLSPEWTKPVGVVIGVSALTILILVDKRRKGELFDSVS